The genomic window TTTATTCTATATTTATGTATTGGTTTAATTATTTTTATTTATTATTGGAAAATTTCAAATGCAAAAATGGAAGAACAACTATTGGAGCAACGTATCCAGCTACAACAAGATTATATAAGAGATATTGAGAAAAATTATCAAGAACTTAGAGAATTCAAGCATGACTATCAGAATCTATTATTTTCGATGAATAGTTATATTAGTGAAGGGGATCTGGAAGGGCTAAAAAATTATTACGATCAAAATATATTACCTACACGTGAGATAATGAATCTTTCCCCAGCAAATCTTAGTTTATTAGATAAAATAAATGTACCAGAAATAAGAAGTGTATTGTCATTAAAATTAATGATGGCAATAGAGAAAGGTATCTCTCTACAGATAACCATACCTGAAGAAGTCAAAATTGATTCCAAGCATACGGTTAATTTAGTTCGTATACTTGGTATTGTCTTAGATAACGCAACAGAAGGCGCTGCTGTGACAAAAAAGAAAAAAATTGAATTGTTAATTTTAAAGAAGAAAAATTCGTTAGTTATTCGAGTAGTTAATACAACTATCAATACACTCCCACTTAACCAATTAAAACAAAAGGGTTTTTCTACAAAGAGCAATCCTAAAAATGAAGGCCTAGGTCTACATATTCTGGATGAGTTGGCAAAAACGAACCCTTATCTATTGATTGAAACTTCAATTGAAAATCAGCGTTTTTCTCAAACAATTTATATACAAACACATTAAAAGGAGCTTTTTAATGATTCCAATATATATATGTGAAGATGATCCGAAACAACTGGAGATGATAACTACTGTCATAAAGAATCGAATCATAATCGAAAACTTAGGCTGCTATATCCATTTCGTCACTTCAAATTCCCAAGATTTACTCACAAGTGTTCAAATAAATACATCTCCTTTCGGTATTTATTTTTTAGATATCGAATTAAAAGACAGTGAATTGGATGGGATCGAACTCGGTAAAAAAATTCGTGATCTTGATCCATCTGGTAAAATAATTTATGTCACTTCTTATACTGATCTTTCGTTGATTATTTTAAAAAATAATATTGAACCCACTGATTATATTATCAAGAAAGATAGTTTACATTTAAAAGATAATATCGAACATATTTTAAGCAAGCTATTTAAAGATCTTCAAATAGCTCCTTTAGAAAAAGAGATGTTTAAAATCGAATTCAACGATGAAATCAAATTTTTACCTGTTAAAGATATCCAATACTTTTCTACTTCTCCTGGTGTACCTCATAAATTAGAGGTACATCTCCCTTATAGTCAATTACAGTTCTATGGCAACATAAAAGAGATTGAAGATAGAAACCATCACTTTATTCGTTGCCATAAATCATTTGTAGTAAATACCCAGAATATTCAACTGATTAATAAAAAGATACGGGAAGTCACTTTAGAAAACGGGGACATTATTCCAGTATCCATTCGTGGTCTGAAAAAACTAATTACTTGAAAATTAAATTTAATTGGCTATTTATATAAAATACCACACAAACTGAAGTGCTCACTCAGTCTGTGTCTACTGGATTACAAAATTTAGATTTACAAGAAGATAGTTTAAAAAAATTTGGTTGTGAGAAAATTTTTACCGATCATATGACTGGAGCAAAAAGTAATGGACCAGGATTAGAAATGGCCATCGATTTTGTTCGTTCTGGAGATACTCTCGTAGTTTGGCGTTTAGATCGTCTAGGAAGAAATTATGACGAAATCATTAACTCAGTCAATTACCTCAAAAAGAAAAATGTGCAACTAACCATCACTAGTTTACCAATCATGACGGAAGCAATCGAAAATCCTCTCCTGGATAAATTCATCAAAGGCTTAATCATTCAGATCTTGGCCATGATTGCCGAGCAGGAACGTACAGAATCTAAACGACGCCAGGAACAAGGGATTAAGATTGCTAAGGCAAACGGCGTCTAAAAGGACGTCCTAAATTATACAGTGTAACCACAAAAGATCCTCAACGTCGCCTTGTTTATAAAAGCATCGTTCAGGATCTTGAGAATGGAGTCGCTATTTCAAAGATTGCAAAGGATCACAATGTTACGAGATAAACTGTGTACCGAATAAAAAGGGAAATATCGTAAAGTAATTCTCTGAGTTTTTTGTACCAGCGTTTTTTCATGGTATAATCTTTTTTTGCAACTTGCCCCTGATTGGGGGTGTTTTTCGTGAAAGAGCTTATCTCATTGGTTATCGCACCAATTTTTGTTGGGCTGGTCATTGAACTAGTTTCT from Enterococcus sp. DIV1094 includes these protein-coding regions:
- a CDS encoding type I toxin-antitoxin system Fst family toxin translates to MKELISLVIAPIFVGLVIELVSHLLDEKDDN
- a CDS encoding LytR/AlgR family response regulator transcription factor encodes the protein MIPIYICEDDPKQLEMITTVIKNRIIIENLGCYIHFVTSNSQDLLTSVQINTSPFGIYFLDIELKDSELDGIELGKKIRDLDPSGKIIYVTSYTDLSLIILKNNIEPTDYIIKKDSLHLKDNIEHILSKLFKDLQIAPLEKEMFKIEFNDEIKFLPVKDIQYFSTSPGVPHKLEVHLPYSQLQFYGNIKEIEDRNHHFIRCHKSFVVNTQNIQLINKKIREVTLENGDIIPVSIRGLKKLIT